Genomic window (Lycium barbarum isolate Lr01 chromosome 2, ASM1917538v2, whole genome shotgun sequence):
atatatataattaagccTGTACTTGTCTTCAAATGTGCAcaatatttaaataaaataatagGCTAATGAGTTGTCTAATGTACCCCCAACGATCATTTTCGTTTTAGTTTATGAAATCATCCCTTAAAAGTCAAATTATTGAAGTAAACAAATTCAGATATTTATTTCGAGATATCATTGTTTCCAGCCTTTTGAGGTTGGAGTTCTCTCGTGGGAAAACTTCATTATTGGTAGATAaataaaaaaacaagaaaaataaccAATTAAGTAATAATGTCTACTTCTCATTAATACATACACTATTCTCTATGAATAAACAACTCAATGATTGCAACCAGTGCTCTATGAAGTAGTATAAAAGTTACGAAAATTTAAGGTTCAAAATTTAGCGACGGCTAAAGACATTAGATGGTTTTTGCTGTCCATTTGCTTACATTTTGGTGTACAAAATTAGTATTTAATATGGTAATGCCTAGACTGATAAGACATTTTGGTGAACAAAGTTGTTTATACGGCGATGCTTATACTAGTACTAGTAAGAGATACTTTCTTGGTTTCACGGTTAACTTGGGGACGTGaagtttaataaaaaaataaaaaataaaattatatttttaaatacTTCATAATTTTATGTGAGTACAAAACTTTTTAACCATGTGATCTTAAACCTTCTatagcatttttttttaaaaaaaattatatagggGGCAGGGAAAGGGAAAATGCGGAAGGAAATTACAATGTGGGATTCAAACTCTCACCAATAAGGTGAGagttcaggtagtcaaccaaTTGAACTCCTAAATCTCTATTACCATAGCATTCGATGTTGCTATAAGAGATTCTCatttataaaatttataattatgtcttttttaaaagaaaattgattaGTGAAATGGATGGAATAGTAATATCTGATGGAATAATTCCAAATGTGTGCAAATTATTAAACCGAACATTAAGGGGGAAAAATAAAGAAGGGGATGATTCAAAAGAAGTAGAATAGACCCCACTTAATGTGTCATGGACACATTATAAAGCCCCATCAATGGTGTCTTTTACTTTTGCATAGCACCAATCTTTCTTCCTTCCTTCCCATTGTTTTACCAAAACAACTCTCTTTTATCTCTCTCtcaaaccaaaaacaaaaaaatggacACAACCAACAATCTTGAAATTGTCCATGATGTTTTTCCTTATCTACAAGTTTACAAAAATGGAACTGTCAAAAGACTTGTAGGCACTGAATTTGCACCAGCAACCTATGACCCCCAAACTGGTGTTACATCCAAAGATGTTGTAGTAAATTCCAAAACTGGTGTTTCTGCAAGAATTTACAGACCAAATTCAACAACAAAAGCAAAAAAACTTCCTTTAGTGATTTATTTTCATGGTGGAGCATTTTGCATATCATCTGTTGGTGATCCAAAGTACCATGATTCTCTTAATGTGTTTGTGTCCAAAGCTAATGTTATTCTTGTCTCAGTGGATTATAGATTAGTTCCAGAACATCCTCTTCCAACAGCTTATGATGATTCTTGGTATGTTCTTAAATGGGTAGCTGCACATAATTTAAAACAAGGGTCTGAAGTTTGGTTGAAAGAGCTTGTGGACTTTGATAGTGTGTTCTTGGCTGGAGATAGTGCAGGTACGGATTAATTTCACATATGATCACTGAATTTTAACATCACTGAATTATCTTTTGTCACATTCAAGTAGTGGTTCAAGTTGAACGAGGCAAAAAATAATAATGAATAATTAACTTTAAATTGCCTATAGAATCGCTTTATTAAGCTAAATATAATTCATGTAAAATATGTGTATAAACTATGTACGCTAGCTAGCAAAAGTAATAGGTGAATCCGGTAAGCTATTTGGGTAAAGATTCCAAAAATAATTTTCGTATTCATTGTCGTAAGAGTAAATTTTAGTGATTTTACTGTCACAGAGGATAAATTTTTTGAATTTTATTGTTATAGTAAATAAAATTTAGtgatttttaaaactattttaatATGACAAACGAAAGTTTTACGGCGTTATTTTTATTATATGAATAAATTTTACTCATTTTTGTGGGACAAAAATATAGTTTATTTATTGTCATAGTGGGTAAAATTAACTGATTTTATTGTTATAATGAGTAAAGTTCGTTGACCATACATGAAATTAACTTTGTTTAGGCGCTAATATTTCACACTTCATGGAAATTAGAGTTGATATAATGAATAAAACTTAATGAATTTATTCATATAATAATAAAGTTCATTGACCATGCGTGAAATTAACTTTGTGCAGGCGCTAATATTTCACACTTCATGGCAATCAAAGCTGGGAAATCAGATGAAGCTTTAGGGATGAAACTTTCTGGGATGCTCATGATTAGTCCATATTTCTGGGGAGAAGAGCCAATAGGCATAGAGATTCAAGATCCAGTGAGAAAATCAATGGTTGATAAATGGTGGGAATTTGTTTGTCCATCAAATAAAGGGAATAATGACCCTTTGATCAATCCTTTTGTTGATGAAGCACCAAGTCTTGAACAAGTGAATTGTGATAGAGTTCTTGTTTGTGTAGCAGAATTGGATATTCTAAGAGATAGAGGGATATTGTACTATGAATCTTTGGTGAAGAGTCAGTGGAAAGGGAAAGTAGAAATGATTGAAACCAAAGGGGAAGATCATGTTTTTCACATCTTTGATCCTAACAGTGAGAAAGCACTTGTTTTGGTCAAATGTTGGGCTGATTTTATTAATGGACAGTGACTGTCTGTGAAGTTGATTAGTTGCTTTAGACATGTTCTTTGCTGTCGTTTTCATGATAAATTTGTATACATTAATAGCAGTAATAAAATTCCACGGTTTTCATTTTCGTGTAGACTTTACGCAAAGGAATGTATGAATATGATACATAAAATTATTTGTTCTTTCTGTTAAGCCTATATATAAATGACATCGGTGCAGGTAGAAAAGTCCAAACGTGGATTCTATTTGATTTGCATATTTGTTTATAGgcaatttgagtaatta
Coding sequences:
- the LOC132627882 gene encoding probable carboxylesterase 2, translated to MDTTNNLEIVHDVFPYLQVYKNGTVKRLVGTEFAPATYDPQTGVTSKDVVVNSKTGVSARIYRPNSTTKAKKLPLVIYFHGGAFCISSVGDPKYHDSLNVFVSKANVILVSVDYRLVPEHPLPTAYDDSWYVLKWVAAHNLKQGSEVWLKELVDFDSVFLAGDSAGANISHFMAIKAGKSDEALGMKLSGMLMISPYFWGEEPIGIEIQDPVRKSMVDKWWEFVCPSNKGNNDPLINPFVDEAPSLEQVNCDRVLVCVAELDILRDRGILYYESLVKSQWKGKVEMIETKGEDHVFHIFDPNSEKALVLVKCWADFINGQ